From a single Micromonospora sp. WMMD1102 genomic region:
- a CDS encoding FUSC family protein, translated as MGVLRALRRHAAPATDADGRRISAALAELGRRGQRSAAARLRRLRTYLVLAVQAGLAAALAWLISHELLRTSEPVFAPVIAVAVIATSIDRRLRRSVELLVGVTVGIGVGDLLIAGTGTGPWQIGVIVALAIMVAILLRGSSSLITQAGGTAVLIASLTPTTQDLEVPRFVNAGIGGAVGLSVALLLLPLHPLRLVRRRANPLFELFTSQLAATTRALRNRDARQAQDALRALTQDTQLRQLHEALQAAREVVTYSPFRWNRRGTLIQYEEGAEHMERAFRDSRGLVRRIASLIRDGEPVPDALPGAVGRLCSALRLLHRDLSAGREPDRTREETLWVVTEAARATEAGLGFHGTAAVAQLRTMAHDLLRATGLDRSDARTLIRRTFAAARAR; from the coding sequence ATGGGGGTCCTCCGGGCCCTCCGGCGGCATGCCGCGCCCGCCACCGATGCCGACGGCCGCCGGATCAGTGCCGCGCTGGCAGAGCTGGGCCGCCGGGGGCAGCGCAGCGCTGCTGCCCGGTTGCGCCGGTTGCGGACCTATCTGGTGCTCGCCGTGCAGGCCGGCCTGGCCGCCGCGCTGGCCTGGCTGATCTCGCACGAACTCCTCCGCACCTCGGAACCGGTCTTCGCCCCGGTCATCGCGGTGGCGGTGATCGCCACCTCGATCGACCGGCGGCTGCGCCGCAGCGTCGAACTTCTGGTGGGGGTGACCGTCGGGATTGGGGTCGGTGACCTGCTGATCGCGGGCACCGGTACGGGGCCCTGGCAGATCGGCGTGATCGTTGCCCTCGCCATCATGGTGGCGATCCTGCTGCGCGGAAGCTCCTCGCTGATCACCCAGGCCGGTGGTACGGCGGTGCTGATCGCCTCGCTCACCCCGACGACCCAGGACCTGGAGGTGCCCCGGTTCGTGAACGCCGGGATCGGTGGTGCGGTGGGCCTGTCGGTCGCCCTGCTGCTGCTTCCGCTCCACCCGCTACGTCTGGTACGACGGCGTGCCAACCCGCTGTTCGAGCTCTTCACCAGCCAGCTCGCCGCGACCACCCGGGCGCTGCGGAACCGGGACGCGCGGCAGGCCCAGGACGCCCTGCGTGCGCTGACGCAGGACACGCAGCTCCGGCAGCTCCACGAGGCCCTCCAGGCGGCCCGGGAGGTGGTCACGTACTCGCCGTTCCGGTGGAACCGGCGGGGCACCCTGATCCAGTACGAGGAGGGTGCCGAGCACATGGAGCGGGCCTTCCGGGACAGCCGGGGGCTGGTCCGCCGGATCGCCAGCCTGATCCGGGACGGTGAGCCGGTGCCGGACGCGCTGCCGGGCGCCGTCGGGCGGCTCTGCTCGGCGCTCCGGCTGCTGCACCGGGACCTGAGCGCCGGACGGGAACCCGACCGGACCCGGGAGGAGACGCTGTGGGTGGTCACCGAGGCCGCCCGGGCCACGGAGGCGGGGCTCGGATTCCACGGTACGGCCGCCGTCGCCCAGCTGCGCACGATGGCCCACGACCTGCTCCGGGCCACCGGACTCGACCGCTCGGACGCCCGTACGCTGATCCGCCGCACCTTCGCCGCCGCCCGCGCCCGGTAG
- a CDS encoding C1 family peptidase, with product MKSGPDLAPWMRTARQGPAGGESMEQQKRFAVDPPETSANSSPGPQLLGRLYRPDPRDWDIPRLLEIAEPAESIRQMTVEQVLAETPYFSDWRAYLVFWRWLRTQRQPPAAPAVVRDRAPAWELTVQLDQGQTGHCVGFGWAGWVDAMPVAGTYQNADGHALYYEAKVIDGEPGKENGSTVRSGALAVRERGRLAAFAFAQSTAEIDEWIDNQGSVVVGTAWTKDMFNPDEDGFVKPTGNASGGHCYLMLDRIESEDAYLFQNSWGEAWGWGGRFKMKRGDFAGLLQEQGEACCAVELPH from the coding sequence GTGAAGTCCGGGCCGGACCTGGCGCCGTGGATGCGCACCGCCCGTCAGGGCCCGGCCGGAGGCGAGTCGATGGAGCAGCAGAAGCGTTTCGCGGTGGATCCGCCGGAGACGAGTGCGAACAGCAGCCCCGGTCCGCAACTGCTCGGCCGGCTCTACCGGCCGGATCCCCGGGACTGGGACATCCCCCGGCTGCTGGAGATCGCCGAACCCGCCGAGTCGATCCGGCAGATGACCGTGGAGCAGGTGCTCGCCGAGACGCCGTACTTCTCGGACTGGCGGGCGTACCTGGTCTTCTGGCGGTGGCTGCGGACCCAGCGACAGCCACCGGCGGCACCGGCCGTCGTGCGGGACCGGGCGCCGGCCTGGGAGTTGACCGTCCAGCTCGACCAGGGGCAGACCGGCCACTGTGTCGGGTTCGGCTGGGCCGGCTGGGTGGACGCGATGCCGGTCGCCGGCACCTACCAGAACGCCGACGGTCACGCCCTCTACTACGAGGCGAAGGTGATCGACGGCGAGCCCGGCAAGGAGAACGGCTCGACAGTCCGGTCCGGGGCACTCGCCGTCCGGGAACGGGGCCGGCTCGCCGCCTTCGCGTTCGCGCAGAGCACGGCCGAGATCGACGAGTGGATAGACAACCAGGGCTCGGTCGTGGTCGGCACCGCGTGGACCAAGGACATGTTCAATCCGGACGAGGACGGATTCGTCAAGCCGACCGGTAACGCTTCCGGCGGGCACTGCTATCTGATGCTCGACCGGATCGAGTCCGAGGACGCGTACCTCTTCCAGAACTCCTGGGGTGAGGCGTGGGGCTGGGGTGGCCGGTTCAAGATGAAGCGCGGCGACTTCGCCGGCCTGCTTCAGGAACAGGGAGAGGCGTGCTGTGCGGTGGAGTTGCCGCACTAG
- a CDS encoding protease inhibitor I42 family protein, whose product MARLDLTEADGGRSYPAAPGDLVVVQLPETPSSGYRWHLDGVDAAVLAPSGDSFRPQREGLGGTGTRQLRFTATGAGRTGLRLVLVRGWTPGENPARRFEVTVHVTRGGGTVAGGTTS is encoded by the coding sequence GTGGCCCGGCTTGACCTGACCGAGGCGGACGGCGGCCGGTCGTATCCCGCGGCGCCGGGGGACCTGGTGGTGGTCCAGCTTCCCGAGACGCCCAGTTCCGGCTACCGGTGGCACCTCGACGGGGTGGATGCCGCGGTCCTCGCCCCGTCCGGCGACTCGTTCCGGCCGCAGCGCGAGGGGTTGGGCGGCACCGGGACCAGGCAGCTGCGCTTCACCGCGACCGGGGCCGGGCGGACCGGGCTGCGGTTGGTGCTGGTGCGCGGCTGGACGCCGGGGGAGAACCCGGCGCGTCGGTTCGAGGTAACCGTCCACGTGACCAGGGGCGGGGGTACGGTTGCCGGAGGTACAACTTCCTGA
- a CDS encoding DoxX family protein gives MSNPRITDIVTTLFRMVLGLLFALHGAASLFGIFGGNRGSGEAIPFGTWPGWYAAVIQFVGGVLVLVGLSTRAAAIVCSGSMAYAYFVVHQPDGLLPLNNGGELAALFCWSFLLVAALGAGRWSLDAALGRRRGRAVAEQPSPVAATTGS, from the coding sequence ATGTCCAACCCACGAATCACCGACATCGTGACCACCCTGTTCCGGATGGTACTCGGCCTGCTGTTCGCCCTGCACGGGGCGGCCTCCCTCTTCGGGATCTTCGGCGGCAACCGGGGCAGCGGCGAGGCGATCCCGTTCGGCACCTGGCCGGGATGGTACGCGGCCGTCATCCAGTTCGTCGGCGGAGTACTGGTCCTGGTCGGCCTGAGCACCCGGGCCGCCGCGATCGTCTGCTCCGGCTCGATGGCGTACGCGTACTTCGTGGTGCACCAGCCCGACGGGCTGCTGCCGCTGAACAACGGCGGTGAGCTGGCCGCCCTGTTCTGCTGGTCCTTCCTGCTGGTCGCCGCCCTCGGCGCGGGACGGTGGTCGCTGGACGCCGCGCTCGGCCGTCGGCGGGGCCGTGCGGTGGCGGAGCAGCCCAGCCCGGTCGCCGCCACCACCGGCTCCTGA
- a CDS encoding 4-hydroxybenzoate 3-monooxygenase — translation MRTQVGIVGAGPAGLLLSHLLHRAGIGSVVLECRSREYVEHRVRAGVLEQGSVDLLRRSGLGERLDREGLRHEGIELRFGGAAHRIAMTELTGRAITVYGQQEVVKDLIAARTAAGGELRFEVSDVRLDGLDSDAPVIRFRHQGRDEELHCDFVAGCDGSHGVSRASVPAGELTEYDRSYPFAWLGILAAAAPATEELIYAHHDRGFALYSMRSPEISRLYLQVEPEADLADWPDERIWAELRTRLETVPGWTLNTGPILEKSVTGMRSLVVEPMRWRRLFLAGDAVHIVPPTGAKGMNLALADVTLLGDAFAAWYRDGRDDLLDSYSDTALRRVWRAQHFSWWMTSLLHRLNTDDPYEARLQLSTLRYLASSRAYATSLAENYVGLPEV, via the coding sequence ATGCGTACCCAGGTCGGGATCGTCGGGGCGGGGCCGGCTGGTCTGCTGCTGTCACACCTGCTGCACCGGGCCGGCATCGGGTCGGTGGTGCTGGAGTGCCGGAGCCGGGAGTACGTCGAGCACCGGGTCCGGGCCGGCGTGCTGGAGCAGGGCTCGGTGGACCTGCTCCGGCGCAGCGGGCTCGGTGAGCGGCTGGACCGGGAGGGGCTCCGGCACGAGGGCATCGAGCTGCGCTTCGGCGGCGCCGCGCACCGGATCGCGATGACCGAGCTGACCGGGCGGGCGATCACCGTCTACGGCCAGCAGGAGGTGGTGAAGGACCTGATCGCGGCGCGTACGGCCGCCGGTGGCGAGCTCCGCTTCGAGGTCTCCGACGTACGCCTCGACGGGCTGGACTCCGACGCACCGGTGATCCGGTTCCGGCACCAGGGGCGGGACGAGGAGCTGCACTGCGACTTCGTCGCCGGCTGCGACGGCTCGCACGGGGTGAGCCGGGCCAGCGTGCCGGCCGGCGAGCTGACCGAGTACGACCGCAGCTACCCCTTCGCCTGGCTCGGGATCCTCGCCGCCGCCGCACCGGCGACCGAGGAGCTGATCTACGCCCACCACGACCGGGGCTTCGCCCTCTACAGCATGCGCTCCCCGGAGATCTCCCGGCTCTATCTCCAGGTGGAGCCGGAGGCCGACCTCGCGGACTGGCCGGACGAGCGGATCTGGGCGGAACTGCGCACCCGGCTGGAGACCGTACCCGGGTGGACGCTGAACACCGGACCGATCCTGGAGAAGAGCGTCACCGGGATGCGCAGCCTGGTGGTGGAGCCGATGCGCTGGCGGCGGCTCTTCCTGGCCGGCGACGCGGTGCACATCGTCCCGCCGACCGGCGCCAAGGGGATGAACCTGGCGCTGGCCGACGTGACGCTGCTCGGTGACGCCTTCGCCGCCTGGTACCGCGACGGGCGGGACGACCTGTTGGACTCCTATTCGGACACCGCGCTGCGCCGGGTGTGGCGGGCCCAGCACTTCTCCTGGTGGATGACCTCGCTGCTGCACAGGCTGAACACCGACGACCCGTACGAGGCGAGGTTGCAGCTTTCGACGCTGCGCTACCTCGCCTCGTCCCGGGCGTACGCCACCAGCCTGGCGGAGAACTACGTCGGTCTGCCAGAGGTCTGA
- a CDS encoding MFS transporter produces MGRRGWFTLLGLVLLALNLRAAIVAVPPLLPELQVDLDLDRSAAGLLTALPVLCFGLLAPFAALFGRRVGVELALFAAMLGIVLGSLTRTLPHAGWLLVGTAIIGAGITVGNVLLPSAVKQHFPGRPGLATGLSTAAMTTGATVAAAVSAPLAYTMGLGWRGSLLALGGFAGVAALGWLPQVRRRHRVPAPPPQQRSGGGILRSPVTWQLAVFMGTQSMLYYTVLTWLPSMLRDQGVAPTRAGAALAVLNLLGIGTALVVPTLAVRRPDQRGLALVVAVGWAAAVLGLLALPTWYLLWTVLAGLAQGAALGLALTLLVLRARTPGSARQLSGAVQSVGYLLSAAGPVLVGALRDVTAGWRVPLAAMAAVTAVMATSALGAGRDRQV; encoded by the coding sequence TTGGGCCGGCGCGGCTGGTTCACCCTGCTCGGCCTCGTACTGCTGGCGCTGAACCTGCGGGCGGCGATCGTGGCGGTCCCACCGCTGCTCCCCGAACTCCAGGTCGACCTCGACCTGGACCGGAGCGCCGCCGGGCTGCTCACCGCGCTGCCGGTGCTCTGCTTCGGGCTGCTCGCCCCGTTCGCAGCGCTGTTCGGCCGCCGGGTCGGCGTCGAACTGGCGCTGTTCGCCGCGATGCTCGGCATCGTGCTGGGCAGTTTGACCCGGACCCTGCCGCACGCCGGTTGGCTGCTGGTCGGCACCGCGATCATCGGTGCCGGGATCACCGTCGGCAACGTGCTGCTGCCCAGCGCCGTGAAGCAGCACTTCCCGGGCCGGCCGGGCCTGGCCACCGGGTTGAGCACCGCCGCGATGACCACCGGGGCGACGGTGGCGGCGGCGGTGAGCGCGCCGCTGGCGTACACGATGGGGTTGGGGTGGCGGGGTTCGCTGCTGGCGCTGGGCGGGTTTGCCGGCGTCGCGGCGCTCGGTTGGCTTCCGCAGGTGCGCCGCCGGCACCGCGTGCCCGCCCCGCCGCCGCAGCAGCGGTCGGGCGGCGGGATCCTGCGCTCGCCGGTCACCTGGCAGCTGGCCGTCTTCATGGGCACCCAGTCGATGCTCTATTACACGGTGCTCACCTGGCTGCCGAGCATGCTGCGGGACCAGGGCGTCGCGCCGACCCGGGCGGGCGCGGCACTGGCGGTGCTCAACCTGCTCGGGATCGGCACCGCGCTGGTGGTGCCGACCCTGGCGGTCCGCCGGCCCGACCAGCGCGGGCTGGCACTTGTCGTCGCCGTCGGCTGGGCGGCGGCGGTGCTCGGTCTGCTGGCCCTGCCGACCTGGTATCTGCTCTGGACGGTGCTGGCCGGGCTGGCCCAGGGCGCCGCGCTCGGTCTCGCCCTGACCCTGCTGGTGCTCCGGGCCCGGACGCCCGGGTCGGCCCGGCAGCTCTCCGGGGCGGTGCAGTCGGTCGGCTACCTGCTCAGCGCCGCCGGGCCGGTGCTGGTCGGCGCGCTGCGGGACGTCACCGCAGGCTGGCGGGTGCCGCTGGCCGCCATGGCGGCGGTGACCGCGGTGATGGCGACGAGCGCGCTCGGCGCCGGCCGGGACCGGCAGGTGTAA
- a CDS encoding benzaldehyde dehydrogenase, with protein sequence MTLLDPAKWHGRICSDGWVTADGGDAAVREPATGDEIGRTGIADAADVARAAARAAQAQRGWAATPYHERAAVLRRAGLLWEEHAAEIGDWIVRETGSVPPKATLETDTAAQECYEAAALASHPLGEIIQSAQPRLSLARRLPVGVVGVISPFNVPIILGIRSVAPALALGNAVVLKPDPRTAVTGGVAIARIFEEAGLPPGVLHVLPGGPEAGEALVADPHVRLISFTGSTAAGRQVGQTAARHLKRVLLELGGNSALVVLDDADLDLAVSAGAWGSFLHQGQICMTTGRHLVHESLVDEYVGRLAEKAAHLPVGNPARDHVALGPIIDERQRDKIHSLVTGSVDAGATLVTGGTYENLFYRPTVLTDVTPATPAYAHEVFGPVAPVLRFGDLDEAAKLAADSEYGLSLGILSRDVTKALAFAERVPSGIVHINDQTVSDEAVAPFGGVAASGNGPRLGGPAANLAAFTETQWVTVQGEITRYPF encoded by the coding sequence GTGACTCTTCTCGACCCGGCTAAGTGGCACGGCCGGATATGCAGCGACGGTTGGGTAACCGCGGACGGCGGCGACGCGGCCGTGCGGGAACCGGCGACCGGCGACGAGATCGGGCGTACCGGGATCGCCGACGCCGCCGACGTGGCCCGGGCCGCCGCCCGCGCCGCCCAGGCCCAGCGCGGCTGGGCCGCCACCCCCTACCACGAACGGGCCGCCGTGCTGCGCCGGGCCGGGCTGCTCTGGGAGGAGCACGCCGCCGAGATCGGCGACTGGATCGTCCGGGAGACGGGTTCGGTGCCGCCGAAGGCGACCCTGGAAACCGACACCGCCGCCCAGGAGTGCTACGAGGCGGCGGCGCTCGCCTCGCACCCGCTCGGCGAGATCATCCAGAGTGCGCAGCCCCGGCTCAGCCTGGCCCGGCGGCTGCCGGTCGGGGTGGTCGGGGTGATCTCCCCGTTCAACGTGCCGATCATCCTCGGGATCCGCTCGGTCGCCCCGGCGCTGGCCCTGGGCAACGCGGTGGTGCTCAAGCCCGATCCGCGCACCGCCGTGACCGGCGGGGTGGCGATCGCCCGGATCTTCGAGGAGGCGGGGCTGCCGCCGGGGGTGTTGCACGTGCTGCCGGGCGGGCCGGAGGCGGGCGAGGCGCTGGTCGCCGACCCGCACGTGCGGCTGATCAGCTTCACCGGCTCGACCGCCGCCGGCCGCCAGGTCGGGCAGACCGCCGCCCGGCACCTCAAGCGGGTGTTGCTGGAACTCGGCGGCAACTCGGCGCTCGTGGTGCTCGACGACGCCGACCTGGACCTGGCGGTCTCCGCCGGCGCCTGGGGCTCGTTCCTGCACCAGGGGCAGATCTGCATGACCACCGGCCGGCACCTGGTGCACGAATCGCTCGTCGACGAGTACGTCGGCCGGCTGGCCGAGAAGGCGGCACACCTGCCGGTCGGCAACCCGGCCCGGGACCACGTGGCCCTCGGCCCGATCATCGACGAACGGCAACGGGACAAGATCCACTCTCTGGTCACCGGCAGCGTCGACGCGGGAGCGACCCTGGTCACCGGCGGGACGTACGAGAACCTCTTCTACCGGCCGACGGTGCTGACCGACGTCACCCCGGCCACCCCGGCGTACGCGCACGAGGTTTTCGGCCCGGTCGCCCCGGTACTGCGCTTCGGCGACCTGGACGAGGCCGCCAAGCTCGCCGCCGACAGCGAGTACGGCCTCTCCCTCGGCATCCTCAGCCGGGACGTGACGAAGGCGCTGGCCTTCGCCGAGCGGGTGCCCAGCGGCATCGTGCACATCAACGACCAGACGGTCAGCGACGAGGCGGTCGCCCCGTTCGGCGGGGTCGCCGCCTCGGGCAACGGCCCCCGGCTGGGCGGGCCGGCGGCCAACCTCGCCGCGTTCACCGAGACGCAGTGGGTGACCGTGCAGGGCGAGATCACGAGGTATCCCTTCTGA
- a CDS encoding thiamine pyrophosphate-binding protein produces MTTVRDATLAVLRRYGVRRVFGNPGSTELAFLADFPDDLEFVLALHEGSVVGMATGYALATGRPAVVNLHTTAGLGNAVGALATARVNRAPLVVLVGQQDRRHLAAEPFLAGRLDRLAEPYPVRVEQPVLAQDVPAAVRRAWHEAALRRGPALVVVPTDDWTAEVDPSLGRAAPELVATAATGPGPALDELARLVDAASAPVLVVGAGADQRAAWDALAALADRIGAPVWQEAFGARAGFPQHHPRFAGHLPATRSRLRATLAGHDLALVVGTAAFRQYVFEPGPLLPPGLTVAVVSADPDELHRSEADLAVLADPALTCAALAARVAPRDRPAPARAGPAPVPPPAPGEPLRASHVFAALARRLPADVVLVEETPSTRPELHRMLPARQPGGFVSAAMGGLGFGLPAAAGLRLGDPTRPVLAVLGDGSSLYAIQGLWSAARYNCGVLYLVLSNGRYAVLDQLAEQHGGKPPWPAFGEVDVAGLARSFGCPARRIRSHPELLEVLDEVLPDLATRTGPLLLDVAVHPEPHLAP; encoded by the coding sequence ATGACTACCGTCCGGGATGCCACCCTGGCGGTACTGCGCCGGTACGGCGTACGCCGGGTCTTCGGCAATCCCGGCTCGACCGAGCTGGCGTTCCTCGCCGACTTCCCCGACGACCTGGAGTTCGTCCTCGCCCTGCACGAGGGTTCGGTGGTCGGGATGGCCACCGGATACGCGCTGGCGACCGGGCGGCCGGCGGTGGTGAACCTGCACACCACGGCGGGACTCGGCAACGCCGTCGGCGCACTGGCCACCGCCCGGGTCAACCGGGCTCCCCTGGTGGTGCTCGTCGGGCAGCAGGACCGCCGGCACCTGGCTGCCGAACCGTTCCTCGCCGGCCGGCTCGACCGGCTCGCCGAGCCGTACCCGGTCCGGGTGGAGCAGCCGGTGCTGGCCCAGGACGTGCCGGCGGCCGTCCGGCGGGCCTGGCACGAGGCTGCCCTCCGGCGCGGGCCGGCCCTGGTGGTCGTGCCGACGGACGACTGGACCGCCGAGGTGGACCCGTCGCTGGGCCGGGCCGCCCCGGAGCTGGTCGCCACGGCGGCTACCGGACCCGGGCCGGCGCTCGACGAGTTGGCCCGACTGGTCGACGCGGCCTCCGCCCCGGTGCTGGTGGTCGGGGCCGGTGCGGACCAGCGGGCGGCCTGGGACGCGCTGGCCGCGCTCGCGGACCGGATCGGGGCGCCGGTCTGGCAGGAGGCGTTCGGCGCCCGGGCCGGCTTCCCGCAGCACCACCCCCGGTTCGCCGGCCACCTGCCGGCCACCCGCTCCCGGCTGCGCGCCACCCTCGCCGGGCACGACCTGGCCCTGGTGGTCGGCACCGCCGCGTTCCGGCAGTACGTCTTCGAACCCGGCCCGCTGCTGCCGCCCGGGTTGACCGTCGCGGTGGTCTCGGCCGACCCGGACGAGTTGCACCGCAGCGAGGCCGACCTCGCGGTGCTGGCCGACCCGGCGCTGACCTGCGCCGCGCTGGCCGCCCGGGTGGCACCCCGGGACCGTCCCGCCCCCGCCCGAGCAGGACCGGCTCCGGTGCCGCCACCGGCACCGGGCGAACCGCTGCGAGCGTCACACGTCTTCGCCGCCCTCGCCCGGCGCCTGCCGGCCGACGTGGTGCTGGTCGAGGAGACCCCGTCGACCCGGCCCGAGTTGCACCGGATGCTGCCGGCCAGGCAGCCGGGCGGCTTCGTCAGCGCGGCGATGGGCGGCCTCGGCTTCGGGCTGCCGGCGGCGGCCGGGCTCCGGCTCGGCGACCCGACCCGGCCGGTGCTGGCGGTACTCGGGGACGGCTCGTCGCTCTACGCGATCCAGGGACTCTGGAGCGCCGCGCGATACAACTGCGGCGTGCTCTACCTGGTCCTGTCCAACGGCCGGTACGCGGTGCTGGACCAGCTCGCCGAACAGCACGGTGGCAAGCCGCCCTGGCCGGCCTTCGGCGAGGTGGACGTGGCCGGCCTGGCCCGGTCGTTCGGCTGCCCCGCCCGGCGGATCCGCAGCCACCCGGAACTACTCGAGGTGCTGGACGAGGTGCTGCCGGATCTCGCCACCCGGACCGGGCCGCTGTTGCTGGACGTCGCCGTGCACCCGGAGCCGCACCTCGCGCCCTGA
- a CDS encoding ABC transporter ATP-binding protein: MNPTDDHHRGGDAGALLDVRALHKVYTGRGRSVEAIRDLTFSVGAGELVCVVGPSGAGKTTLLKCIAGLLPPTSGEMVLEGAPVQGPPPGMAVVFQEYGRSLFPWMTVARNVELPLRQKKTLTRSRRRQLVAEALDAVGLGDVPDAYPWQLSGGMQQRVALARAVAYEPHILLMDEPFAAVDAQTRADLEDLVRSLWQRLGVTVLFVTHDIDEAVYLGQRVLVLSGAPTVVLDDVPIDLPAERDQLGTRSSARFGQLRAQVFGQIQRAKGAAPAPADAAPDTRGDTPSDTPSDAPAATPDGAPRSASSGAAAG; this comes from the coding sequence ATGAACCCGACAGACGACCACCACCGGGGCGGCGACGCCGGAGCGCTGCTCGACGTCCGCGCGCTGCACAAGGTCTACACCGGGCGCGGCCGGTCGGTCGAGGCGATCCGGGACCTCACCTTCTCGGTCGGCGCCGGAGAACTCGTCTGCGTGGTCGGCCCGTCCGGCGCCGGCAAGACCACGCTGCTCAAGTGCATCGCCGGCCTGCTGCCACCGACCTCCGGCGAAATGGTCCTGGAGGGCGCGCCGGTGCAGGGCCCGCCGCCCGGCATGGCCGTGGTCTTCCAGGAGTACGGCCGCAGCCTCTTCCCGTGGATGACAGTGGCCCGCAACGTCGAGCTGCCGTTGCGGCAGAAGAAGACGCTGACCCGGTCCCGCCGCCGGCAACTCGTCGCCGAGGCGCTCGACGCGGTCGGTCTCGGCGACGTGCCGGACGCCTATCCGTGGCAGCTCTCCGGCGGCATGCAGCAGCGGGTGGCGCTGGCCCGCGCGGTCGCGTACGAGCCGCACATCCTGCTGATGGACGAGCCGTTCGCCGCCGTGGACGCGCAGACCCGGGCGGACCTGGAGGACCTGGTCCGGTCGCTGTGGCAGCGGCTCGGCGTGACAGTCCTGTTCGTCACGCACGACATCGACGAGGCGGTCTACCTCGGCCAGCGGGTCCTGGTGCTCTCCGGGGCGCCGACCGTGGTGCTCGACGACGTGCCGATCGACCTGCCGGCCGAGCGGGACCAGCTCGGCACCCGCTCGTCGGCCCGGTTCGGGCAGCTCCGGGCCCAGGTGTTCGGCCAGATCCAGCGGGCCAAGGGCGCCGCCCCCGCCCCGGCCGACGCCGCCCCCGACACCCGGGGCGACACCCCGAGCGACACCCCGAGTGACGCTCCGGCCGCCACCCCGGACGGCGCCCCGCGCAGCGCTTCGAGCGGTGCGGCAGCCGGATGA
- a CDS encoding ABC transporter permease subunit, translated as MSRSTAPVDVPADVSRQRPGARRRSLAAAGRVLWWVVSVLGLPVGLLALWWVLSADSQTYYLPPLSEILASFDDVWLHGDRLRADVLPSLLRLTAGFLLAVVVGVGLGVLVGSFRRVRAFCEPVLEFLRAVPPPVLVPVLMLLAGFGDTMKVLVVFSGCLWPVLLNTVEGVRAVDEVLTETCRCYGIRGPARLWHLVIRSASPQIFAGLRQALSVGIILMVISEMFAANNGLGFTIVQFQRNFAVTDMWTGILLLGLLGFLLAMLLRLVERSALHWYSGLRQSRRDDGPR; from the coding sequence ATGAGTCGGTCGACGGCACCGGTGGACGTACCCGCCGACGTGTCCCGGCAGCGGCCCGGTGCCCGGCGGCGGAGCCTGGCCGCCGCCGGCCGGGTCCTGTGGTGGGTCGTCTCCGTCCTCGGCCTGCCGGTCGGGCTGCTCGCCCTCTGGTGGGTGCTCTCGGCGGACAGCCAGACCTACTACCTCCCGCCGCTGTCGGAGATCCTGGCCAGCTTCGACGACGTCTGGCTGCACGGCGACCGGCTCCGCGCGGACGTGCTGCCGAGCCTGCTGCGGCTGACCGCCGGCTTCCTGCTCGCGGTCGTCGTCGGCGTCGGGCTCGGCGTCCTGGTCGGCTCCTTCCGGCGGGTCCGCGCGTTCTGCGAACCGGTACTGGAGTTCCTCCGGGCCGTCCCGCCGCCGGTGCTGGTGCCGGTGCTGATGCTCCTGGCCGGCTTCGGCGACACCATGAAGGTGCTGGTGGTCTTCTCCGGCTGCCTCTGGCCGGTCCTGCTCAACACCGTGGAGGGGGTGCGGGCGGTCGACGAGGTGCTCACCGAGACCTGCCGCTGCTACGGCATCCGCGGCCCCGCCCGGCTCTGGCACCTGGTGATCCGGTCCGCCTCACCGCAGATCTTCGCCGGCCTGCGCCAGGCGCTCTCGGTCGGCATCATCCTGATGGTGATCAGCGAGATGTTCGCCGCGAACAACGGGCTGGGCTTCACCATCGTGCAGTTCCAGCGGAACTTCGCGGTCACCGACATGTGGACCGGCATCCTGCTGCTGGGCCTGCTCGGCTTCCTGCTCGCCATGCTGCTGCGGCTGGTCGAGCGGTCCGCCCTGCACTGGTATTCCGGCCTGCGGCAGTCCCGACGAGACGATGGGCCCCGATGA